The Pseudomonadales bacterium sequence CCCCACCGGCGCGCTGTCAGTGGTCGAGGCTGATCCGCAGCGCCGCCGCCACCGCGAGCGGTGCCAGCGTCAGGGCCAGCAGCGCCAAGGCGCCGAGGATCGCCAGTTGTGGCAGGTAATCGGCGCCCGTCGCCGCGGCATCGACCGCGGCCGTACCGAACACCAGCACCGGCACGTAGAATGGCAGGATCAACAGCGCGAGCAGGATGCCCCCCTTGCGCAGACCCACGGTCAGTGCCGCGCCGATGCCGCCGACCAGTGACAGCGTCAGCGTGCCCGCCAGCAGCGACAGCAGCAGCGCCGGCAGCGCTGCCGGCGGCATGTACAGCATCGCGGCCATCACCGGCGACAGCAACGTGAGTGGCAGACCGGTGACCAGCCAGTGCACGCCGATCTTCGCGATCACGAGCAGGTACAGGGGATCCGGACTGCGCAGCAACTGCTCCAGTGAACCGTCGTCGTGATCGGAGCGGAACACCATGTCGGTGGACAGCAGCGAGGCGAGCAGCGCCACCACCCAGAGCACCCCCGGCGCGATACGCGCCAGATCGGTCGGCGTCGGACCGATACCCAGCGGAAACAACGCGATCACGATCACGAAGAACACCAGCGGATTGGCGATCTCACCGGGGCGGCGCAGCGCGATCAGCAGGTCGCGGCGCAACGTGGCACGAAACGCCGACTCGATACGCTCCACCGTTCAGTCCACCATCTGCTGCCCGAGCTCGAGGCGGCGCAAGCCCGGCACTGCCGCGAGCCGGTGATGCGTGGTCAGCAACACCGCACCACCCTCTGCCGCATGCGTCCCGATCAATGCTTCCAGCCCGGCGACGCCGGCGAGGTCGATCGCCGTGAACGGCTCGTCCAGTATCCACAGCGCAGCCGTACTGAGCAGCAGCCGTGCCAGCGCGATACGGCGCTTCTGCCCGGCAGACAGCTTCTGCGCCGGCGTGTGCAGATGGCCGCCCAGCCCGAGCCGTGCCAGCGCTGCCTCGGGCGACACGGGCCGCGACCGCCCCCACAGCGCAACGTGCCAGCGCAGGTTCTCGAGCGGCGTCAGTGCCGGATTCACCGCGGCATCGTGCCCCAGGAACAGCGACGCGCCGAGATAGTCGTAACGGCAACGCTCGATCGCGGTGCCGCGCCAGCGCACCTCGCCAGTCGCCCGCTGCGACAGGCCGGCGATCGCGCGCAACATCGTCGTCTTGCCGCAACCGTTCGGCCCGGCGACCTGCAGCACCTCACCGGCGCCTAGCGTGAAAGCCAGATCCTCGAACAGCAGCCGCCCGTCACGTTCGCAGCGCAGATCGCGAACCTCGAGCAGGGCAACCGAGGCCTTGTCTGCCATGCGGGACTTCCAGGAGAACGGGATATGATCGACGGCACACCGGCCTGGATGGCATCAACCACCCACGGCCACGGCCGTTATACTCGTCGTCGATGTGGCGATTATATGTGATGGATCCACCCGGCTGGCAACGCGCATGGACATACCCTCCGCTCGCCTGATGCCA is a genomic window containing:
- the ccmA gene encoding cytochrome c biogenesis heme-transporting ATPase CcmA, coding for MADKASVALLEVRDLRCERDGRLLFEDLAFTLGAGEVLQVAGPNGCGKTTMLRAIAGLSQRATGEVRWRGTAIERCRYDYLGASLFLGHDAAVNPALTPLENLRWHVALWGRSRPVSPEAALARLGLGGHLHTPAQKLSAGQKRRIALARLLLSTAALWILDEPFTAIDLAGVAGLEALIGTHAAEGGAVLLTTHHRLAAVPGLRRLELGQQMVD
- the ccmB gene encoding heme exporter protein CcmB — translated: MERIESAFRATLRRDLLIALRRPGEIANPLVFFVIVIALFPLGIGPTPTDLARIAPGVLWVVALLASLLSTDMVFRSDHDDGSLEQLLRSPDPLYLLVIAKIGVHWLVTGLPLTLLSPVMAAMLYMPPAALPALLLSLLAGTLTLSLVGGIGAALTVGLRKGGILLALLILPFYVPVLVFGTAAVDAAATGADYLPQLAILGALALLALTLAPLAVAAALRISLDH